In the Salvia miltiorrhiza cultivar Shanhuang (shh) chromosome 8, IMPLAD_Smil_shh, whole genome shotgun sequence genome, CGATACGAAACAACATTGATGTTGATCCCAGCAATAGAATAGAAATGTTACCATGTTAGCATCttaagctatatatatatatatattatttttcaaacACAAAACATAACACCATTCATACTAAAAGCCACTGCGAATAAATAGAAAATACTCTGATATGTTCAATAACAGTAGAATAATTCGTAATCGATTAACCCAGTAATAGATGGTGGAGCAACCCTAACTGCCGTTTCTAAGAAATTAATTATCAAGATCACAAATGACAAAAACACATTTGCACTATCGTGTAAAAAATCATGAAACATTACTTAAAAACACTCCAAAGCTTAATATAAGCAGTAACAGTGAAGTAATTGGAAGAAATAAACAGAGTAGATAATACCTCAGGGCCTCCGAGTTCATTTACTCTGATCGCTTTGATCATGTTTGATGAACAAGAGATGGGCCTAAGTGTTCCAACTTGTAGTCCAAAAGCTGAAGGGATAGTTCTGGTAAAGGGCGATGGACGGCGATTGAGAGATGAAAAGCCCCACGTAAGCAAGGAATTGTGTAGAAGCGAGCGGTGATGGTGGAATTTGGCAGTGAATTTGGAAGGTGGGAGCAAGACCATGGTTTTGTGGAGTGGTCAGTCCATTAAGTTAAATGAAATGGGGCGGAACAAAATTGATGACGCCACTGACCACGACTTTGCATCTACCAACTCCGAATTATgctcaaaaaaatatactcctcCACCCACAAGAGTGCACTTCTTTCTATTTTCAAACATTTCGCAAGTATTTTTGGACATTAcctctaggggtgagcaaaaaatccgaaaccgaataatCGAATCGATTCAaatcgaaattttaaaatatggttcgatttgtcgatttgatttgattttttttccataaaatttcggtttttcagTTCGattcggttcggattttttaaaaccgaacaaaaccgaaaaatcgaattatatttataatatatatataatattttaattataattttataatatctaacttctaatatttttttaattttatagaatttttttggaattttcggttttttgtcgaaaatttcggttttcttcggattaattcggtttttctgttcggttcgattttaattataaaaattttggtttgttcggttaattcggttcggttcgatttttttagaaccgaactaaaatatgatttgatttggttttagcaaaaaccgaaccatataaccgaatgctcacccctaattacCTCACTATTTACTCCTTAGAGCATTCACATTAAAgagttaataatttaatatggACTCTTAAAAATGATCCCCATAATTTAAGATTTTGCCCTTCATATTTCGAGGGCCAGCACCATGattcttaaattttttttttatttttatctttatttttaatattattttcaattaaaattaacattaacattaaattaacaacataaatttaatttaaattaaaatttaacactacattattgaaattaaaattgcattacaataaaaattaaatcctAAATTTCATTGCGTCGTTTGATTTCCTcaactttcttcaagtgaaACGTCAACTCGTCAGGATTCATTTGAAAGGTGTCCCTACCCCAGATGATGTCATCTGCGAGGTCGTGTTGGGTTTAGGAGAAATTTTCATGACCTTGACCATGTTCTCCATGACCTTAAGAGCTCTAGTTTGCTCGTCGGATGACACCGCTTTTTTTCTTGCCTTTTCTTTTGTCTTTCTTCGCTAGGGCTGTatacgagccgagccgagccgaatacctcCAGGCTCAGGCTCGGTTCGTGAAGATTTGGTTTGGCTCGAGTTTGgctcgagctcgaattcgagcctaaaaatgagctcgagcttggctcgtttatataataccaagctcgagtttggttcttcggctcgttaattattcgtttatctcgaGCTTGAGCTCGGCTCGAATTTCAAGCTCGATTTCAAATTCAAGCTAGAATTCGAGCTTGGttcgaattatttatatattaagggatcattaaaataaaataaaaaattatatttgttcatatattactagactatttatgaatcataatttatactccctccgtcccactattgaagacacactttcctttttgggctgtcccaataataaagacacatttccaaaaaaggaaataattagAACATAAGATACACTAATTAATTGCACCTTAATTATGGTATAAATAAGAGACAAAAAAACCCTAATCTTGTTTttgcctctctcactctctcgtctctcactctCAATCCAGCTCtccgcctctctcactctctcgtctctctctctctctcaatccagCTTCTTCGGCGAGCCTCCGACCACCGCCGAGCACCCCTCGCCTCTCCGACCACTGACGGGGCAGAGGGCCGAGACCTAGCCCTAGCCCCGCCGAACAGCGCGGCGCccctccccctctcttctccttctccgtcGCCGCCTGCTTCTCCTTCTCCAGCCGACGGCGGCACTGGGGCCGCGCCGCGACCGCCTTCCTTCGATTTTTGGGTTAGGGGCTAGGGTTTGCCGCGATTCGATTCTTGGGTTCGATTTTGCAGGTTCGATTTTGGGTTTGATTTCTGGGTTTGATTTGGGGGTTGAATTTctgaggtggtggtggttgtcgtaggcggcggtggtggttggATTTGGGGGTTGAATTTCTGGGCTTGATTTATGGGTTTGATTTGGGGGTTGAATTTGGGTTTCGATTTTGGGTATGAATTGGGGATTGAATTTGtgaggtggcggtggtggtggttgtcgtaggcggcggtggtggttcgCGGTGGTGGTTGTCGGAGGTGGTGGTTGGATTTGGGGGTTGAATTTCTGGGTTTGATTTCTGGGTTTGATTTGGGGGTTGAATTTGGGTTTCGATTTTGGGTATGAATTGGGGATTGAATTTGTGAGGCGGTGGTGGTTGTCGGAGGTGGTGGTTggacaaattttttatttaattcatttaaattaattaaaattttcgaaattaatgaaattacaaaaatttaaaattcaactaaaacattaaatagaaataaataaatacactaaattaaaactaatcaactacactaatagtggtgggccacaacactttaacaactaatctacctctccttaatctccgtgcccaaaagacctatgtctttattaatgggacggagggagtaatttatttttaacaaatagataatttatcaagttagtagtattttttttattatgagtattatttttatattttaatatttaacaaataaaatatataaaattattatttaatgaacatATTCACGAGCCTATTCGCGAACATATTCGTGAGCCTATTCGCAAATATATTtgcgagcctattcgcgaataggctcgcgaataggttcgagccgaacatgttcgcgagctcacgaGCCGAACATGCacaggctcgagttcggctcgataattttatcgagctcggattcgggctcgagttcggctcgtttAGAAAACGAACGAAtttcgaacgagcttttttcttAATTGAtattttacccacacatattttgaaaaatgtgtaggtgaaacaatttgaaactttcaattagttattgacatttaaaatgtgtagcagaaaatttatttgtaacatttattatatagcggtaattcttttttaagttttattttatttaatgtatatagtttatttttatatttgatgtgcacctctattaatttttttaaaccacacataatatatgtgtggataataatttttatatttatattttgacaaattaaagtaaatttaattttatttttatatattaactagtgccaactaatcaattgatttctctacaattatacaataaaataaaaattaaatagtctttaacattaaaaaaggcataaaaaacaagaatgaatatgttaaaaaaaaaacacaagaattaatataggcataaaaattaaatactagtctttaacattaaaatcgaactcaataaagaataggattgtttaaactctcaacaactaaaagacaagaaaatattaacaaactaatCAATATCATTAGAACTATccctattgtaatttttaccccACTCAAAACAACTTTATCAACTTTCTTAGTACCCGTGCCGACACCCAAATGGGACACTTTTTcgtggatggagagagtatatagTACAAGAAACAAAGGGAGACAAATCTAATGGAAAGACCTAAGGGTCATACCCCTGGTATATATGTATGACAATGGCAccattaattatataattcaaaCCCATAAAACATGTACCTTTGCAACATTGGGCAAAATCATTTAGAATAACCAAGGTTGTAACTGAATTTTGGGACCAGTGTTCATCTCCCTCATCGAAAAATATCTCCAATTAATATACTAATTGTTATATACTAATATTGTATTGATTTAGGGAAGAGAAATAGagacaataaaataaaaatgaatacatTAATAGTGATGGAATATTCTAAATTTGACCACTTTTACGTatcttcattttattttttgaaacaatCGAATCTTCCAAATTGACGTGGAcagtttttaaattattttttaataaagagTGACATGTTAAATAAGTCAAAAAAATAAGTAGAGATCATaagaaatatatttgataaattacatactCCACAAAATAGCTACAtaacatttatattttaatttatgaagTAGGGTAATAAATTTATACATCTTACCATTTAGGCTAGATATGAAGTTGAGCCAATTTTGAATGAATTAATTTACATCAATCAGGTCGTAAGTATTAGACACATATGTATGAGAATCACTAGTGTATTATACTTAAATACGAATGTATTACATTGGCATACAAACCTTGGCCTGTGCATTGGCGGCCAAAACTACTTGAcaaatcattttctttttcccctcaaaaaaagacaagaaacaaaaagaaaatgcTCGCCAAATTAAGATGACCACCACATTTCACTCATagccactaattaaaataatgaatccATGATGCAATTTTAGATATGAAAGTGCAGCTCGGAATCAAACAAAAACCACAATATTAATCAAAGATAGTTAACAAGGGACCTATAAGTCGCACCGGGGCGCCAGGCAAGTGGGATGACATTCTTGGCTACAAGAGTTTGGAGTGAATAGTGAGAGGTGAGGCGAATGGAGAGAGGAGGGCGGAGCTCAAATCCCGGGTTCAGCTGCCAAACTGCGCCCCATGACTGCTTCATCTCTAGCCAATCACTACTCGATGCTTGCTGCACATCCACCCGCCTCAGGTCACCGTCACCTTCTTCATACTCGATCACTACCGCCATGTAGTTAGGATTCGACCCTTGGTCCACGTGGAACGCGATTTTTTTCCCCGAGTAGTCACACGGAGCCCTACCACACCACATCCAACAACATATATACTAAATTAAGAATATAcactagtattattttatcttcTTATATTTCAAGTAGTAGCAAGAGTGTGTGCATTCAACGCATTTCATGAAATTCACATTAATAAATTGTTAGAGTTCAATAACCGTACTAAATTTCAcaatatatagtactcccttcaTTCATGAAGATTTATTTCTACTTTCGTTCGTCCATAAAATaaacaatttacattttatGTATAATACACTTTTTTCTATTaaggtgcgttctctttgattgatACATTTATCAtaggaaaaagaagaataataaattttttatatatgccTATAAATATCTAGTCCTTTTGCcccattttctacaaaagagaagttcataagttttaaaataataaaagtgaaataagggtttcacctacttttactaaaaatataaatggatactaaaatgtgagacgatttaaaatgaaaatatggatactaaaagttgggacggggGAGTAATATAATAATGACAAAAGTTGGGTGTTTTGGTGCACAagattatatacatatatatttgggtaaatatcatgaaaacccctgaactatacccactttatcaaaaataccctgaaacttttgaaatgttctctaaaccctcaaactatcaggtttttatcaaatatatcccgcgtctatttttcggttaccagaaacatgatgtggctcgccggatgccacaatgtaatttatattctatttttttaaaaaagacatggaaaaaacgacttcgtttcgtactATATTTtatcgtgtttatccctaattaTAGGTTATTAGCgcgaatttcaaacacgatatgagtgaattttaaatttaagagagaatttttttaaatgatatggtacgaaacgacctCGTTTTTGCTAttgcattaaaaaaatataatatataaattacattgtggcatccagCGAGCCACATTATgtttttggtgaccgaaaaatagatgcaggatatatttgataaaaaattgatagtttgagggtttagaaaatattttaaaagtttcaggatatttttgataaagcgggtatacttcaggggttttcatgatatttaccctatatattttattattctttgtaagaaaattaaagaaatctAACCGTGCAAATCGGATTTGCAGCATGCCAGCATCACGAAGTTTGTCTTGTTGGCCGGGGACGGCCATGGCGCCGAATGCAGTCCCGCTGAGATCGAAATGGGCAGCATCAGATAAGCAAACTCCTCCTGGGCAGAAGTCTGTTATCACCACCCTCACCATTTTACGCGAACATGACGGATGCTTCCTACATTTTATCTGCCATGTGTATACCCCATGTCACCAAATATAAATTCTACAAAAACAACCAACTACTTCATGCATCATATGTGGATCCAGAATTTGTTGATAGAAACTTATTGAAGTATGAAGCTCAAGATATATTAGATGGGGTTAGAACATAGTTTGGAGTCCAAATTGTTTTGGGCAGTCcgtatagttcatttttttgtataattagAGTTTTAATATATAGACTTCGAATTAGAACAAAAACTCGTACTATAGTAAATTATTGTTCTCTTTTTATTGATTCAACGATAGATACGTACATTCAAAATATCAGAAGAGCTTCCTCTatgcgttttttttttaaatttgttccATCTtctacaaattaaaataaattattttcattattaatagtttaTAAAACTAGATTACTGACTCAAATTTAACTtttgaaaattaactaataaatgaaaattgacaaaaataacataaatttaacaaactaATATTACAAATCACTGCAAAATGTAAATATACCAAAAATAGTATCTAGCTCACCAAACATATGCAGAAGGGGAAAAGAAAGAATAGTCTCGAGTCATGTTTTATTGAAGTagattaaaattatatttcctGTGTCCATAAAAAAATTGTCACATGATGGATgccacgaattttaataaaatgtgagtggagtAATAATCTCATTTGAAATGTGAATAGAGTTGCGTGGACCCtattactataaatggaagtgacaAATTTTTCGTGGATggaacaaaaagaaaattatggcAAATTTTTCatagacggatggagtaatttttttataaattaaacaagTAAATTTAAAGACCAAGTCACGGTGAGACCTTTTAAAATAACTATGAAACTTTAATATCTTGTTTGATACGAGTGACTAGGgtatataatataactatacATGACACTCTAATATCTTATTTGGTAAGAAGTAGTCCGAAACACGattctttataaatttaaaagcccaataaaataatacaGATTTGAGTGAATTTTTTATACTTTCTCTGACGAAGTATGCATAACAGGAATATTAATCATAACaccttttcatcactctcaataaacttaacaacttttttttcactttcaatacactcaacaactttttccaTATAACGCGTGTCACTCTCTCTTAGAAATTAAGGTGGCATTAAGTATTGTTGCTTATACGAATAAAACAAAATACGACAAAAGAGAACAATCAAAAAGCAGAACCaaataaaaaaactgaaaaCAGGAAAAATATAGCAATACTCAAACTAATAATTGCTAAAATAGTTATATTCATGAAACTCACTACTTCTAACTAAAAGAAGTTAAAAAAGGAGGCCCCCCACACAGGTGCATCCCCCCTATATgaattatgattaaaaaaatgacattaattaaaattattaaatccTAATATCGTCTAATTAACTATaacttaaaaattaatttataattataatatttaactAATACTTATTGTTGTTGAATTGTCGTCCATGTGGTGCTCACAAGTTTTTACCTAAATGATACTCTGCAATAGTAAGTTTTAAGTATATATAGTACCATGTAGCAAGCTCCACATTCCTTGCCCGACTTGTATAGCGATGGCCCAATTCCGGTCACCATGGAAGCAAATGGAACTTCTGATACAAGGTTTCCGTAACCACACGCTCCTCCTGCAACCATCTATACTATTTTAATTCCTTTAACATatacttaattatatatatatatagggttaggttacAGTGagaatacttatatatatatacgtggTCGTACCGTCACTTCCAGCACCGTTAGGGCTTCCGTACCACGTTGCGCCAGCAGACGACCAGTGCAAAGCTTTCCCGGACGAGTTGAAATGCTTGTGTACATGTTTGAAGCTTTGGCATATTTTGCACATAAAAAACAATACAACTAAATTTGTCAGTAGCCAATGTGGCTTACAAATTTCACGACCTAACCTTACTGTCATTTCACCAAGCTAGATAAAGGTTGTGACCAACAAAATTGTAAATGAAACAATGGCTCTGAGAATTTAGTTTAGTTACTTGCTCATAATTTTGTTTGGTATTTATAGTGAATACCAGCAACTATTGCATTAGCAAAAACTTAACGCTTTATATTATGCATACATCACCTTTTGGCCTGGATGTCGTTGTTACTTGTTGCGAAGTGACATTACTTTCTTCTATAGATTTATTGAGGATCTATGGTTAATACATTTATTTAGAGGGACAAATTTTGTTCATTTATAAGTCAACCTAATGTAGATCctacataaatatattataatataatatgcatgccaattataaaaaaatacaatacggcaattatatcaaaatataatatatttcatACAAAATGACCTCTCTCGAACGTTCTTTACTTGCAAAGTCATTTATTATATCATTTGCTTAAATTTTTTCTAAAACAACTTTTTCAacaaacaaaattgaaaaaatcatATTCAATCTTCCTTGCGAtctcaaattatatatatatgtttttaataattttaacttGGAGAAACCTCAATTAAAGTTATAGGAATATGCATAGTTAACATAATCCTATAAGCAACCCCAATATTAATTTGGATAACAATATgcaatttttcaaaattttaagaaTTATTACAATAGGTGGCATATTCTCATTTAACAAAAATTCCATAAGTAAATCACCTAAATATGTATAGGATAAATTATCATGAATATCACGAGCGGTACTGGTGGTGGTGGCCGGATAATAGCTTAACATTTTTCGGTGATTTGTTATATTAGTTTGTTAAAATTGTATTATgtttgtttcctttttatttcttagttaattttaaaTGCTGAGTTTGAGTCAGTAGTCAAAGTattatgaactattaataatgaaaattagtttcactacaaaaaaagttcATATTAGTGAGGCTTGGTAGCTAATAttcgtgtcataaaaattagtggcGTTTGAAAGTGTAACTAATAGTAATTAGATACATCatcaaatgtcactaatttttgtGACACGCATAATAGCTACCAAACCTCATGTCACTAGTGgaacttttttttgtagtgtttatttttgtacaaaattaaacaagtttttttttaaaaaaaatgcatagaTGTAGccttttttgtgctttcaatgTACTTGTTGTTGTTAGATCAATTGAAATGATTACTCtcatttattataataagtgacgagatatatatattcttaagctcattaaaattctacttgGACACAAAAACGAACTATACGAGctattcaaaattaaatttttagcTACCCTCATACAAATACATTTAGGTTTCATGCTTAACAAATTTAGCAGTCCCTAATGACAAATCTTGGATCCGTTCCCATAGAAAAAAAATGGGGGTTGGGTGACCGCGGCGGGTTGGGGATAATACTTGCAGAGTTGCAgacaaacaagaaaagaaagttGGGGAGGGATAATACTAGCACGTTCGTTATTAGAAACAGGGAAGCATTGGCAAAGATTTGGGATGCACCTGCCCCACATAAAGCAAAAGTTTGTGCATGGAGGATTTTGAGAAGTCGGCTTCCAACTTGTGACAACCTTTGGAAGAGGAAAGTGAAGCTGAATGAGGAAGAGATGATGTGCAATGCCTGCTTTCATTCTCCCGAATCAATCGACCATGTTTTTCTTGCCTGCCCGAAAACGGGGTTGGTGTGGGATGAAGTGCAAAAATGGTTGGGGAGCAGTTCAGTGCGGCCCCGCCATATCTCCTCTCATTTCGAAATGTTCACTAAACTGGGCAGGGGGAAGAATTGCGACAAGTTTCTTGAGGCGATGTGGATGTGTATTACTTGGGTTTTGTGGAAGCAAAGGAACGCAAGTCGCTTCGATGGGAAGGCGTGGAATATCAAAGGTACGCTCATGGAGATTAAAGCTAGATCATGGAGTTGGTTTAAGGAGTTCAAGACTTTGGAAAAAGATTTTGATTTCTGTAATTGGTGTTCCTTTGATTTGTTACCAAAGCTGCTGTAAGAACCATTCCtgggtacctctggtacctgtTTCTTTCTCTTTTAATGAAATCtttttctgatcaaaaaaaaaaaagaaagttggGGAGGGGACGGCCGGTGGGGgtagttttgttttgtttgaatttcaattttttatttagtttaagtttttctttttccattttttattatattttcttttaactttatgttttttattattattattactatttcaTTAAAGGTGAATTAGtctatttatataaaaagtaattaaaattaatattttatatatatatatatcatgactattattaattttttattaaacaaaATGATTATTTATTAACATATTCttcgaaata is a window encoding:
- the LOC130997293 gene encoding expansin-B15-like, which produces MTVRLGREICKPHWLLTNLVVLFFMCKICQSFKHVHKHFNSSGKALHWSSAGATWYGSPNGAGSDGGACGYGNLVSEVPFASMVTGIGPSLYKSGKECGACYMIKCRKHPSCSRKMVRVVITDFCPGGVCLSDAAHFDLSGTAFGAMAVPGQQDKLRDAGMLQIRFARAPCDYSGKKIAFHVDQGSNPNYMAVVIEYEEGDGDLRRVDVQQASSSDWLEMKQSWGAVWQLNPGFELRPPLSIRLTSHYSLQTLVAKNVIPLAWRPGATYRSLVNYL
- the LOC130998247 gene encoding uncharacterized protein LOC130998247, with the protein product MTNLGSVPIEKKWGLGDRGGLGIILAELQTNKKRKLGRDNTSTFVIRNREALAKIWDAPAPHKAKVCAWRILRSRLPTCDNLWKRKVKLNEEEMMCNACFHSPESIDHVFLACPKTGLVWDEVQKWLGSSSVRPRHISSHFEMFTKLGRGKNCDKFLEAMWMCITWVLWKQRNASRFDGKAWNIKGTLMEIKARSWSWFKEFKTLEKDFDFCNWCSFDLLPKLL